The following are encoded together in the Streptomyces sp. NBC_00358 genome:
- the tsaB gene encoding tRNA (adenosine(37)-N6)-threonylcarbamoyltransferase complex dimerization subunit type 1 TsaB has product MLLLALDTATPAVTVALHDGTSVIASSSQVDARRHGELLLPAVDRVLTEAGLKLDAVTGIVVGVGPGPYTGLRVGLMTADTFGLALGVPVHGVCTLDGLAYAADVEGPFVVATDARRKEVYWARYADRRTRLSEPAVDRPAEIDGTVTALPAVGAGALLYPDTFTDARAPEYVSAAALASLAAERLAAGEEPEPPRPLYLRRPDAQVPKNYKVVTPK; this is encoded by the coding sequence GTGCTCTTGCTCGCTCTGGATACCGCCACCCCCGCCGTGACCGTCGCCCTGCACGACGGCACGTCCGTCATCGCCTCGTCGAGCCAGGTGGACGCGCGCCGGCACGGGGAGCTGCTGCTGCCGGCCGTCGACCGGGTGCTCACCGAGGCAGGCCTCAAGCTGGACGCCGTCACCGGCATCGTCGTGGGCGTCGGCCCCGGCCCGTACACGGGGCTGCGCGTCGGCCTCATGACCGCCGACACCTTCGGACTCGCGCTCGGCGTGCCCGTGCACGGTGTGTGCACCCTCGACGGGCTCGCGTACGCGGCCGACGTGGAGGGTCCCTTCGTCGTCGCCACGGACGCCCGGCGCAAGGAGGTCTACTGGGCGCGGTACGCCGACCGCCGTACCCGGCTGTCGGAGCCCGCCGTGGACCGCCCCGCCGAGATCGACGGGACGGTCACCGCGCTGCCCGCCGTCGGCGCGGGCGCGCTCCTGTACCCCGACACCTTCACGGACGCCCGCGCACCCGAGTACGTCTCGGCCGCCGCGCTCGCCTCCCTGGCCGCCGAGAGGCTGGCCGCCGGAGAGGAACCGGAGCCGCCCCGGCCGCTGTACCTGCGCCGCCCGGACGCCCAGGTGCCCAAGAACTACAAGGTGGTCACCCCCAAGTGA
- the tsaE gene encoding tRNA (adenosine(37)-N6)-threonylcarbamoyltransferase complex ATPase subunit type 1 TsaE, whose translation MEAPAAAHNPAEPAQDGVGAQITVNSPEQMQELGRRLAKLLRAGDLVMLNGELGAGKTTLSRGLGEGLGVRGAVTSPTFVIARVHPSLGDGPPLVHVDAYRLGGGLDEMEDLDLDVSLSDSVIVVEWGEGKVEELTDDRLHIVIHRAVGDTTDEVRHVTVTGLGRRWAAADLTVLAA comes from the coding sequence ATGGAAGCACCAGCAGCAGCGCACAACCCGGCTGAGCCCGCCCAGGACGGCGTCGGCGCGCAGATCACCGTCAACTCTCCCGAACAGATGCAGGAGTTGGGCCGCAGGCTGGCCAAGCTGCTGCGCGCGGGCGATCTCGTGATGCTGAACGGCGAGCTGGGCGCGGGCAAGACCACGCTGAGCCGCGGACTCGGTGAGGGGCTCGGCGTCCGCGGTGCGGTCACCTCGCCGACCTTCGTCATCGCCCGCGTGCACCCCTCCCTCGGCGACGGACCGCCGCTCGTCCACGTGGACGCGTACCGCCTCGGCGGCGGGCTCGACGAGATGGAGGACCTGGACCTCGACGTCTCGCTCTCCGACTCCGTGATCGTCGTGGAATGGGGCGAGGGCAAGGTCGAGGAACTGACCGACGACCGGCTGCACATCGTCATCCACCGGGCCGTCGGGGACACCACCGACGAGGTGCGGCACGTGACGGTCACGGGACTCGGGCGGCGCTGGGCCGCGGCCGATCTGACCGTGCTCGCGGCCTGA